In the genome of Deltaproteobacteria bacterium, the window AACAGCCTCTTTTTCTTCAGGTATCTTTATAACCTCTATAGGTGTTATATCTATTAAAGTCTCTTTTACATTTGGTGGATATGCCGCAATGGAAAACAGCATCACGCTGTGAAACATAATGGATATGATAAACTGTATTTTTAGGTTATGAGGTTTCATATTCTATATTCTTACGGAACACAAACACGGTTCACGGTCTTTTTTTCTCTTTTGTCGCTATCGCAAGTTTTGTTACGCCAGAAAGTTTTATTTCATCCATTACCTCCACAACCCTGCCGTGCATGACTTCTTCATCAGCATTGATAATCACAAGCGTTTCAGGGTCTTTTGAAGCCTCTGCAACAAGCGTACCGCGCAGTTCCGGGATATTCACCTCTTTTTTATTGAGATATACCTTGCCATCTTTTGCTATGGTTACATTTACATTTTCTTGAATGTCTTTCTTGACAGCAGAAGCCTTCGGCAGATTCACAGGGAGACCTCTCATAACACTCATTGAGAGCGTTGCTATCATAAAAAAGACCAGAAGGAAAAACATGGTGTCTATCATCGGGATGATTTCTATGCGAGCCTTTTTCTTTGTTTTTATAAATGACCT includes:
- a CDS encoding biopolymer transporter ExbD, whose product is MRVRSFIKTKKKARIEIIPMIDTMFFLLVFFMIATLSMSVMRGLPVNLPKASAVKKDIQENVNVTIAKDGKVYLNKKEVNIPELRGTLVAEASKDPETLVIINADEEVMHGRVVEVMDEIKLSGVTKLAIATKEKKRP